The following proteins are co-located in the Macrobrachium rosenbergii isolate ZJJX-2024 chromosome 28, ASM4041242v1, whole genome shotgun sequence genome:
- the Mvb12 gene encoding multivesicular body subunit 12B, which translates to MMRDLYNALPLPDDRPITAVCVVEELSGCPPNYTAVSKTHDQDIDADLYKDGFFRRVTRYLCHSKTEGYMGYVVEHVVIVNDRDSRPAGYTIVEQTIDTSQKAFKKKQLCYKQVPRNMATQTITDIIILSRSKVAPEGFSLVGEMNGLCICIKPGPAPTPQYNKPGQTSSSLPYGVNPNGRGSIGGGGGGGGGGGGGGLYPGLGPARPAPAPPGGSVMGPSPAPPLPPRNPPAYASPTHPSHSTSTLYGPGHSALFGVPFVLNKKYVKSTDSSSDTLPAVVKKSKQQIEDEYYYSFTLEQDIVQRPTTT; encoded by the exons ATGATGCGTGATTTATACAATGCCTTGCCACTCCCTGATGATCGCCCAATTACAGCCGTATGTGTAGTAGAGGAACTCTCTGGCTGTCCTCCAAATTATACTGCA GTATCGAAGACCCATGATCAAGACATAGATGCAGATCTTTACAAAGATGGTTTCTTTAGGAGAGTCACTCGGTATCTCTGCCACAGCAAAACGGAAGGCTACATGGGTTATGTTGTCGAACACGTTGTCATCGTTAATGATAGAGACTCAAGGCCAGCTGGTTACACAATTGTCGAGCAAACAATTGATACAA gtCAAAAGGCATTCAAGAAAAAGCAGCTTTGTTATAAGCAAGTTCCTCGAAATATGGCAACTCAGACAATTACGGATATAATTATACTAAGTCGATCGAAAGTAGCACCTGAAGGGTTCTCTTTAGTAGGTGAAATGAATGGCCTGTGTATTTGTATCAAACCTGGTCCTGCTCCTACACCGCAATACAATAAGCCAGGTCAAACATCATCTTCATTGCCGTACGG TGTAAATCCCAATGGAAGAGGAAGcatcggaggaggaggaggaggaggtgggggaggaggaggaggtggtctgTATCCTGGATTAGGGCCTGCTCGACCAGCACCTGCTCCACCTGGTGGTAGTGTTATGGGTCCAAGTCCTGCTCCACCATTACCTCCCCGAAACCCACCAGCATATGCTTCTCCAACACATCCAAGTCATAGCACCAGCACTTTGTATGGCCCTGGGCATTCAG CACTGTTTGGCGTtccatttgttttgaataagaaGTATGTGAAATCGACCGACTCGAGCTCTGATACTCTTCCAGCTGTAGTCAAGAAAAGTAAACAGCAAATTGAAGATGAG